From a region of the Tateyamaria omphalii genome:
- a CDS encoding CmpA/NrtA family ABC transporter substrate-binding protein, whose amino-acid sequence MSTTRLNCGYVPLVDSAPLIVAQELNFAADEGLSLNLLRQPSWAALRDLLALGHLDVAHMLAPMPIAMSLGLSGPMARIDALMVLSVNGTVIGVSNEMADAMRAKGWPGGFAAPQETAGPLLSALDRPLRVGVPFPYSMHRLLFEYWIGHAGLVDPSTLHIITTPPPLMADAVASNEIDVFCVGEPWGSVAVGNDVGELILPGAAIWAHAPEKVLAARHAWVEDNPSVVGALMRAVARAAAWLDTPKNRPLAIEILARSAHLDLPHAALDHALMGRFATQFGAAPVDVPGFLRFHDRAANFPWRSQAAWIGAEIARLAGINRDHAIDMAQRAMRPDCYRRHLGPIGVDMPGASAKIEGALTHPMAVASTRGEMILGPDAFFDGETFDFSPSE is encoded by the coding sequence ATGAGTACCACGCGCCTGAATTGCGGCTACGTGCCCCTGGTCGACAGCGCCCCATTGATCGTTGCGCAAGAATTGAATTTTGCCGCCGATGAGGGGCTGTCGCTGAACCTGCTGCGCCAGCCGTCCTGGGCCGCGCTGCGCGACCTGCTGGCGCTCGGGCATCTGGATGTCGCGCATATGCTGGCGCCGATGCCCATCGCAATGTCGCTTGGGCTAAGCGGGCCTATGGCGCGGATTGATGCGCTGATGGTGCTTTCGGTGAATGGAACGGTCATCGGGGTTTCGAACGAGATGGCCGACGCGATGCGCGCCAAGGGGTGGCCGGGTGGATTTGCTGCGCCGCAAGAGACGGCTGGCCCATTGCTGTCTGCCCTCGACCGGCCGCTGCGCGTGGGTGTGCCCTTTCCCTATTCCATGCACCGGCTGCTGTTTGAATACTGGATCGGTCATGCCGGTCTGGTCGATCCGTCCACCCTGCACATCATCACGACGCCGCCGCCGCTGATGGCGGATGCCGTCGCCTCGAACGAGATTGACGTGTTCTGCGTGGGCGAGCCTTGGGGGTCTGTGGCGGTTGGCAATGATGTGGGCGAGCTGATCCTGCCCGGCGCTGCGATCTGGGCCCATGCCCCGGAAAAGGTTCTGGCCGCGCGGCACGCTTGGGTTGAGGACAACCCGAGCGTTGTTGGCGCGCTAATGCGGGCCGTTGCGCGGGCAGCGGCGTGGTTGGACACCCCCAAAAACCGCCCCCTCGCCATCGAAATCCTGGCCCGCAGCGCGCATCTGGACTTGCCGCATGCTGCGCTGGACCACGCGCTGATGGGCCGCTTTGCCACGCAATTTGGCGCCGCCCCGGTGGATGTGCCCGGCTTCCTGCGCTTTCACGACCGGGCGGCGAACTTTCCTTGGCGCAGTCAAGCCGCCTGGATCGGGGCCGAGATTGCGCGCCTGGCCGGCATCAATCGCGACCACGCCATAGACATGGCTCAACGGGCTATGCGTCCCGATTGCTACCGCAGGCACCTGGGCCCCATCGGCGTCGACATGCCTGGCGCATCCGCCAAAATCGAGGGCGCCCTGACCCACCCCATGGCCGTGGCGTCGACGCGGGGGGAGATGATTTTGGGGCCGGATGCTTTTTTTGATGGCGAAACTTTTGATTTCAGCCCGTCTGAGTGA